From the genome of Sphingobacterium sp. UGAL515B_05:
TTTCTTCAGTCCTGCCACAAAAACGGTATAGTCTTTCTTGTCACTGAGCCAATCCTGAATATTTTTTTCAAATTGTGGTTTCATGACCTTATCCAGCACATGCAAAACCCCATTGGATAAAACCACGTCTTTGCGGATCGCTTTCGCTCCGCTAAAAAACAGCATATTCACGGGATTAGTAGCCCCAGGTGATATAGAACCGATTGAGGCGTACAATTCGGAACCTTCGAGTGTTGCATATCTAAAATCCACCGAGTTGCTCGGAATATCGCTCACATATAGGCGCCTCGGGAGAATATGATAAGAAATCAGTCTCCGCAAGCTATCCTTATTCATTCGATCAAAATCGGTTGGACGAAACACACCGATCTCATTAAAAGCGAGATCGTTTGGCACGAGAACTGTAAATGGACCTTTGCCATTTAGTTCGACATTCAGACCCGTTTTCTCCAGCGCCGCATCAAAGAGGCGCATTTCATAATTATTATGAATAAAATCGGCCGCTGGCCGTATATTTTCATTAGGTTGGGGCACCGTGAGATTATCATGTTTGCAGCCTTGTAGCAGCAACATAAATAAGCACGCAGAAAACCAGCCCATGGCATGAAGCAGTGAAACTTTCTGTTCTATTTTGCTATTATATTGAATCATTTCTGCTAATTTTAGTAAATAGGTGGAGCATATTTTCGTTGTATGGTAGTTAGGTAGACGCGACCATTGACAATTTCGATCGTATTGACCGTTGCGAAAGTGCGTGGGTTATCCTTTCCCGAATGTACATTGACCAACAAATTTGGAAGCAGTGTTCCGTTTTCATTACTGGTCAACCCTACTTTTCCGTTCAGGATACAATTAAGTACAGCCCAGTTGCTACCTGTATTTCTCTCACTATCATAAAATGGATTCGTGACGGGATCCATTCCAGGTGTAAAAAAGTCAAATCGTTGCCAAATAGCTGTGCGGATACCGTTGGATTTACTACTCGCCCATAACGGAAAACTTGCATAGGCGTTCACTTCGTTTGAACTTGTATTACGTTTAACGGTCGTCAAAAAACGTCCTTGGTAACCATTTACTTTCGCAGCATAATGGCTGAGCTCTTCCTGACTTTCATAAAGTGACAAAAACACATTCATTTCATCTTTGACGCCATTTTTGAAGCTTTTCAATCGATAATCATCATCTTTTAAGCTTGCATCAGCTTCCCAGAAGCCTTTTGCACTCATATTGTAAAAGTTTACGTACACCAATGAATCTGATAATGGAAGCTTATAGAAATTTTCATGTCTCAATAAGATTCCATGATCCTTCTTTATAAAATCCCTTTGCAAAAGATGGAGTGTATAAACTTCTTTGCTTTGAAGATTGATCACCGTGTCAATCAGAATGTCATTTTTCAAACGATCTTCCAATTCAAAGAAGGGTACCGTATTTTTTGGACGATACGCAAATACGACCCTTATCTCGCCTGAGGGTACCTGAGCCCAGCTACTTAAGTCAAATCCGTTTAAAATAGGACCGACTAGAACATTTTCCTTTCCTGGATATTCGGGATTGCTTGGGTCTGTACTGTTCCCGATGTGCGAAGGATATGGGGGAGCATAAGGATCTCTTTTATCCAAGAAATCACCTACAATTTCCGCTCCTGTAAATTTTCCATCAGATCCTATTTTTGGATTGATAAGCATGCAGAAATAGGGTACTTTATCATCCTTGCTCCCCATAGTCTGTACGTAATTGACATTATTAAAAACACGTAGATAAGCCGGCTCGGCAATCTGTGTATATTCAATTTTCGTACAGGAACCAAGCAATAGTATAAAAATGGCCAATAGCCAAATACGATTTGATATATTTTGCTTTTTCATTATTTATTATGTTTGATAATGATCATTCGCGCTTTTTCTTTATCGGACAATCCCGAACCACTTTTTCCAATCAACGCTACAGTATAAATTCCTGGCTCAAATGCTGGCAGAGGCCTTCCAATGGTTGTATACAGCGATTTATTTGCTATAAACTCCGTCGATTGCAATACCTCAATATCGTCGGCCCAGACACCTGGTATTACGTCCGGTTTAGAACGATAAGCCATTATTGCATAGGGATTCGTCATAATATTTACATTGGTATAAGGCATATTAACCGAAGGAATCCCAGGTTGCAGATTTACATTGCCACTGTTCCCCAAGGGCTGTCCGTTAGGCAATGTAAAAGTGATATAAGGATTGCTTGCCGACAGATTTAAAAAGCGATTAAAGAAGAAGAATTTAAAAGCTAGCCGGCTGTATGTCCCATCGTCTTCAGCAGGTAAAGGCATAGTACCACTCAAATCATTGGAAATGAGAAGCAACTGAGCCTTTCCATTTCGGTCAGGATAGAGCCATAACGTATAATTTTGATTGCTCCGCAATTCCTGCTTTATTGTAGCGAGTACGTTTCCAGCTGCATCTATAGCCTCTATATCATATTGCTTCTGGGTAAACACACTGTAATTGCTTCCCTTTCCAAATCCGATACCGCTGGCAATAACCTTTCCATCGACCCGAAACCCTATCGATTGATCCTTATATGCATTTACACCTTGTATCCTCAAATAACTTTGATTCGTTGGCGCAGCAATATCTGTCATGATCTGAAACGAATTTTGATAGACTGAAACTGTCTCATTCAGCTCATTGGAAAAATAATTAAATCGCTGTGGGCTGACTACGATCGTATAAACACCACCAGGTTGAAAATCCTGAATCGGAGCATAAGTAAAATTAGTAGAATTCGCATAATCTTTTGGAATGGTGGAAGTCGGTAAATCAATGAGCCCGTATTCAAACCGACCTGAGCCCAAAGAAGGGAGGGGTCTGCCATCTGC
Proteins encoded in this window:
- a CDS encoding fasciclin domain-containing protein: MIQYNSKIEQKVSLLHAMGWFSACLFMLLLQGCKHDNLTVPQPNENIRPAADFIHNNYEMRLFDAALEKTGLNVELNGKGPFTVLVPNDLAFNEIGVFRPTDFDRMNKDSLRRLISYHILPRRLYVSDIPSNSVDFRYATLEGSELYASIGSISPGATNPVNMLFFSGAKAIRKDVVLSNGVLHVLDKVMKPQFEKNIQDWLSDKKDYTVFVAGLKKFGLWDQFAGKGPFTVFAPTNEALEKRGITMEFLDSAVPQNYVPEVLFGAYIMYDKHFFISDSQVFTIINSNGNYKYHLKDKVHYMEYFANEVYPTWKLSYNMRLRDNDTFYSIILADVTYAVGAKMDYLCSNGLVHDLDQGLVNPDQAIKKGKDEK
- a CDS encoding DUF4397 domain-containing protein, with product MKISMFKRVSCRFFGVTALCFLSFVSCKKEKLDVINDNRPVTENRPNSNTRIVNLSDFNQVIANGDSLTSFVVLHPLNPGNHKYPGTSYFPTDGRLTKIWTVPQDLFDQKEEADLTFAARFYQGFGLNHDLKVKVKNSYEQPSDYFLLPSLFMNGQPEVVALTRAMTSPTKPDHFKIRIVNLSGTIKNPAIGMNGPQENLVGPISLAYADGTLVDQKTSAIAASQISSEYIELPYGTYQFKILLADGRPLPSLGSGRFEYGLIDLPTSTIPKDYANSTNFTYAPIQDFQPGGVYTIVVSPQRFNYFSNELNETVSVYQNSFQIMTDIAAPTNQSYLRIQGVNAYKDQSIGFRVDGKVIASGIGFGKGSNYSVFTQKQYDIEAIDAAGNVLATIKQELRSNQNYTLWLYPDRNGKAQLLLISNDLSGTMPLPAEDDGTYSRLAFKFFFFNRFLNLSASNPYITFTLPNGQPLGNSGNVNLQPGIPSVNMPYTNVNIMTNPYAIMAYRSKPDVIPGVWADDIEVLQSTEFIANKSLYTTIGRPLPAFEPGIYTVALIGKSGSGLSDKEKARMIIIKHNK